One Arachis hypogaea cultivar Tifrunner chromosome 18, arahy.Tifrunner.gnm2.J5K5, whole genome shotgun sequence genomic window, atgctatgggacccactggtcctgagaggctaggaaatTCAGATTTTCTGCCCTCTgcatgggcgtttgaacgcctagGGTCTGCCtttgactggcgttcaacgccagtaaggctgCTATTTGGGTCATTGAACGCCCAGAGTCTACCCCTAGCTGACGTTTAACACCAGTAAGTCTaccaatttgggcgttgaacgcccaggctATGCCCATAacaggcgttcaatgccagaaagacACTCTATCCAAagtgttctatttttaattctgAATATATCTGTCTTTGTTCTGACTAATGCGTGATCATAGACCTACAAAAAATAActaggaaaaataaatttaaagaaaaatgtaaataataataattatattggttgggctgcctcccaacaagcgctccttTAACGTCAATAACTTGACGGTTAACTCCTTACGGAGATGGATACGGCTTAGAATttcgccccttacagtgaactttcttcctgtcttttcatggatgagctccacatgctctagagataagACATGACTCACTATATATGGTATGACTagtttcttggtgaagacaactctcatgctaggtgagaggccttcagtggggactttcttatccttccagcctttaggtactttcttcttagtacctttgttctcagtgcttgttgatggctgcccaacaccaaacttagaattggtgtctgAGGGCTGAATAAAACTCTGCATTGAAAGAGATGTTTGGAACATtaagtgttgcacagttatctctcttttaggtAAGGAGTTGGGTTCAgacatcttgaataagatgtgatctTTCCCTATTTGGAAGACCATTTCTCCCTTTGCCACATTAATCATGGCATTTGcagtggctagaaaaggtctttcgaggatgatagattcatcctcatcctctccaatatccaagactatgaagtttgcagggatgtagtggtctttaaccttcaccaagacatcctctactaagccatatggcctcttcattgacttgtctaccatctctagtgagatatttacagcttatacctcaaagattcccaatttctccattacagagagaggcatgaggtttatacttgaccctaggtcacatagagccttctcaaaggtcatggtgcctatggtccAAGGAATTAGAAAGCGTCTGGTATtcggaagcttctgaggtagcttctactgtaccaaagcattgagttctttagtaagcactggaggttcttcctccaatgtcttTGTGCCAAGCAGCTTTGCATTAAGCTTCATGAGAGcacctaggtaccgagcaacttgctcttccctagtgtcctcatcctcatcagaggatgagtattcatcagaactcatgcactgcaaGAGTGTATGCAAAGGGACCTCTATGGTCTTTACATGAGTTTtggcttcctttaattcttggataGGAATTTTTTCAGTGGATGCTGAACACTCAGTAGGTGTGCcattactggcattcaacgccagttctggtGGTTCTATGGGCGTTGAGCGCCTATCATGCAtcccttcactggcgttcaatgctagttcctttgccagtttgggcattgaatgcccagtgagggcttccttaCTGGCGCTCAATGCCATCTCAATTTCTCCATATTCGGCCTCATCCTCAATGGTGATAGTCTtgcattcttctcttgggtttactttaGTGTTACTAGGAAAAGTTTCAGGAGGAGTCTCAGGAATTCTCTTACTCAGTTGACCAAATTGTATCTCCAAATTtttaatagaggaccttgtttcagtaatGAAATTGTAAGTGGTCTTAGAGAGATTGGAGAGTATagtgactaagtcagaaaggctctgcttaggagTCTCCATATGTTCTTGAGAAGAAGgaaatggtggtctgttgttgaacctgttcagggttcttccaccttgattattattgaagccttgttgaggtttctgctgatccttccatgaaaggttaggatgattcctccatgagcagttgtaggtgtttccatagggttctcccatgtaattcacctcttccatcatgggtttttcaggatcataagcttctccttcagaggaagcttcttgagtgctgctagttgcagcttgcattccagtcaaatgctgagagatcatattgacctgctgggtcaagatcttgttctgagccaacatggcattcagagtgtctacttcaagaactcatttcttctgagataccccattgttcacagggtttctCTCACATGTATACATAAATTGattgtttgcaaccatttcaatgagttctcttgcctctgcaggcattttcttcaagtggagtgatcctcCATCTGAACTATCTAATGAAATATTGGACAATTCAGAGAGATCATCATAGAAGATGCCTATGATAgaccactctgaaagcatgtcaggacgacatctcctgatcagttgcttgtatctttcccaagcttcatagagggattcaacttcttgctgtctgaaggtttgaacttccactctaattttgCCCATCTTCTGAGccggaaagaatttggccaagaaagcattgaccagcttctcccaagagtctaagctttctttaggttgagaatccaaccatattttagctctgtctctaacaACAAAGGAAAAgagtataagtctgtagacctcaagatccactccattggtcttaacagtgtcacatatttgcaagaattccgacaagaattgatgtggatcttccagtgaaagtccatgaaacttgcaattctgttgcagaagagagactaactgaggcttaagctcaaagttgttagctctaATAGAAGGTATGACGATACTTcttctataaaaataaaaagttggtGTGGTGTAGTCACGAAGAATCTTTCTTGCATCTCCTCCATTATTAGCATTGTTTGCCATGTATTTAGCTTCTTGTTTGAATAACTCAGTGAGGTTTCCTccggattgttgtgctttagcttcttgcAAATGCTTCCTTAGGGTCCtcttaggttcaggatcaagattaaagatgggttctttatccctattcctgctcataaacaaaaaaaaaagaaaacaagaagaaagaagaatgggaactctatgttcaagaatagaggactccctgtgagatctgaagaagaaggaagaatgatgatagagaagagagaagaagaattcggcTATGAGGAgagaagaatttgaaaattagaagtaaaaaagagaaaatatttttgtttttattttaattattaattaaattcgaagaacaagaaagaaattaaaagataattaattaaaaagatttgaaaattaaatgatgaattttcgaaaatagaagagagagaagtagaagagaagttttcgaaaattagaagagaagaattagttaggaggttttgaaaaagaagaaagaaaaaacaactaattaattaagaaaaatttgaaatcaaaataagatagaagattagaaaaagatttgaatttaaaattagaaaagataaaaaagatttgattttaaaattaagattagaaaaaataagataagaatttgaaaagatttgaaaaggttttaaaactgaaatttgaaaaaagataagatagaaaaggttttaaattgaaaaggaagataagttaggtaagcaagataagataaggaagttaagaaaagataaattttaaattaaaaagatttgaaatcaaaatcaaaaggataagtttttaattttaaaaagatttgaaatttaaattaaaaaaaaagataagataagtaagaatcaaattttaaaagagaagatttgaaatttgatttttgaaaaagatttgattttgaaatttaaaattttaaaatttgaatttgaaataagataagataagatttttgaattttaaagaaagataaaaagataagatagtaatttgaaaaagatatgattttgaaaatatttgattttgaaatttaaaactaagataagataagatattgatTTGAAATCTTTGttaggattttcgaaaataattttaaaataaagatagaaaagatacttttttatttttattttttttgaattaatgaagacagagaaaaacaactaaatgacacaaaacttaaaatttttagatctaagacacctagaatttaaaaattgtaaagaaaaacataaagagacaccaaacttaaaaattttaagatcaaagcaaaaagaaaaacaagaacaacttgaagatcaagaagaacaccaagaacaaaactcaaagaattaaaagaaaacaagaacatgcaaaggacaccaaacttaaaaattttgaaaactaaagacacaaatttcaaaaaattttttgaaagaaaagatCAAGAAGATACCAAACTCAAAAATTGACAcaggactcaaataaaagacattgtttttgaaaattttaagaaaaagactcaagaaattcgaaaaggactcaaacaagaacaagaacaaagactcatacaaaagataaagattgataaagaaaagtaaaggtttttgaaaagttttgattttttttttcgaaaaaaggaaataaaagactcaaaaattaaagacaatacctaatctaagcaacaagacaatccgttagttgtccaaacttgaacaatccccggcaacggcgccaaaaattagGTGCGTGGAATTACACTtcacacaactgaaccagcaagtgcactgggtcgtccaagtaatacctaagtgAGTCagtatcgatcccacgaggattgtggtttgaagcaagctatggctatcttgtagatcttagtcaggcggatagaaaagttggtTGTTTGTTTAAAGCGCAGAAaaggaaaatgaagaaaacaTTACTCAAGTATGATTaaagcaatgataagaagatggttaggGCTTGGAGAAGCTctgttcttctggatcaattcGGTTTCACTGTCTACtctaactgtgaatgatttcttctatggcaggctgtatgtgatcaacacctTTCTTAAGAGGTTGCCGATTCTCCTCCAGTGCTGAACCCCAGGGTTCGTGCAGATCCAGTCAGATtgaaggtgaagctcctgcatttcattccccttgatgatcctactcaaaatggcacagacaaggtcgaatcttccggatcagagaatgttgcgccttgtagttctagcctttaccacaaagactctaatctccccgtgTCTTGGCTgaattggtgtctcgagaagtccccaacaaagttgtggattagtcgtctaagagatgtataatcaagctagtggttcatcattgtccgatgaaagactcactttGAACCCaagtagaatgagataaccttgtaccggttcaacgcattcataaggatgaagaacgaagatacatcttagaatagaatcaaacacggattgagaATAGACCGGTAGTActttattaattcataaaactcagcagagctcctcccctcaacttaggaggtttagaaactcatacttaTAGAAGATACAATGTTGAATTCGAAATATGACAGGTCCTCTCTTAATAAGAGGTGTAAAAGTCTtttaatactaaactaatgaataaggattacataagaagggtaaaatagtctttttgaATGTTGGTAGCTTtcccatagccgttgagaacgctccatttggacttctatagctctagaaaagttctttcgagtgcaaggaggtcagatcctgatagCATCTGTAGCACTTTCTCTGTCTCCGAATCAGACTTTTgttccaactcctcaatttcagccagaaaatacctaaaattgcgtaaaaacacacaaacttaaagtagaatcgaaaaatgtaaattttacactaaaaattatgaaatcttaataaaactcaaataaaacatactaaaaactatataaaaataatatcaaaaaactataaaatatctGCTGATCAGAATTTTTCTTTGACAATCGAATATAACCTAAACATGATCATAACTTTCAAGGTAGAAAACTTGGTATTAGAATCATCGATGTCTAAAGACTATTAGAAAGAAATATATACTTGACATTCTCAATCACTTTATGAATCAATATGAGATTTTTTATCTGAACCAAAAAATTTACATGAcgaatatacataaatataaagtGTAGGATGCACATATTTGAATGAGTCACATTTTTATCACCTCTCATATCTATATTTACATAAACTTTGACAAATATTATTCATTATTGATcttggttaaaaaaaattttatttttgcaaaaagatttttaaaatatttgaagagatttttttaaccaaaaaatgataaattatgaATATTTTAGAGAATATTAAGAACACCAgaattgaatataaaatcctaaattgaaataagatatagataaattaaccaataaattatttttatgtttaaatacaaatatttttaaagaatgtAAAAATAATGAGCAATGCTATATGGTCAACAAATATTATTATCTTTTGTCAGTATTTAAACAGcataatttatatctatatttataaaagttttatacacaaaaaatatatattatatacttatatttatcaGAATTTACATATATGAATCAATATAGTTTGcaccaatattttttaaaattcacacatataaattagtaaaatttattaaaaaaaaaattaatgtgtattttaattaaataataataaaaaatactaaaaaattatttatccgaagaatttcaaaaaatatatatgtaaagtAAATTTGCAATCTCGTAAAATATAAGattgtgtttttcttttaaattttaatatataaaatatattttattttatatatatcccggtaatgaaaatattaaagttaaaattgacccttaattttacaaattagaaattaaacaataaagTAACTCATAAATTACAAGAAATAATAAACTCAACCTTGAATAAAATAGAATTCTACTATTTGTACCAAAATGGCGAAATCGGtcagtcttgtttcatggaaaaTAGGCCAGCAGAAACACAAACTCACAGAGCTTTCCATACTTCTCTCTAGCTGCTGTAAAAgaattatcaatcatcaaaatcatggGAAGCGATAGAAAATCCAAACGACACAGTTATTCCTCACCCTCGGACTCCGAAGGttttaatttttcctttcttcttttacttttcctttgttagattttctttctttatttaaaaCGTAGAAGGTTAGGGTTAGAGAAATTATGGATTTTAGTACTAAATCTCACTCATGAGGTGAAATCATTAAGGGCTTGATTCAAGGGTTGTGCACTAAGCAACAAAAACATGCATTGTGTGCTTCACTTTGTCTGTGTGTTTATTTATTTCAAGTTCTTGGGGTTAAATTATGGTGTTAAATCAGCAGATGAGAGGAAAAGCAAGAGGCACAgaacagtagaagatgaggagaaaaagaagaggaagttggaaaagaaagagaaaaggaaagacaAGAAATCTCTCAAGCATTCCAAGGAAAAATCTGATAAGGGTAATTTAGCCACTAAGCCTCCTTTTCTAACCTAGAATGAAAGAAAATTGAGCTGTGCTTGATTCTTAGCTCATAATCGTATAATGATTATTAATTGTGCAATATGTTTATGAACAATTAAAATGTGCTGGCAGGACTTGAAATCATTGGTTGATTCTGTGAACTTTGCATATACTTAGGTTTTGATTGTCTGGTTTGGACTACATAGGTCTACATGTTTAACAATTTCATATTAAATCATGATTTGCCAAAACACGATAAGTTATCATATGGTTTACATTTTGCAATGGGGGAGTTGAGGACTTATAAGAACGTACTTGTTTCTTAGGTAGTTGCAGCCTAGACATTCTGCGGAAGTTCCTTACTTGTAGCTGGCCCCGACTAGTAGGATAAGACTTTGTTATACAGCTTTCTCATATCGACTTTAAGGATCGTTCTTCATTCTTTTTATTCAATATGTAGGGTGCGAATATGTTAATATAAGAAGTCATTTGCAAACATTATACAATCGTTTCCAGTATATACAGTGTAAAAGAAGGGGAATTCATTTAGTTGTACATGATTAGAGACTGAAAGGTGAGAGGATTATGTCTAATCACATTCACACAACAATGTTGTTATAAAATGATTTCCGATACTAGAGTACATTTTTGCACCAAATGTAGTTGCCCTGCACCATCTCACAATTGATTGCATTTGCTACTTATTCATATCTTTCTTTTCGGAAATAATCATGATATCTATTTGATTATGTTCTCATGTCTCATAAACATGATTTTGCAATTTTGGTAAGCAGTAACGATTATTGGGATTATggaatgttatatttttttagtataaaaaaattgttcaacAATTTGGGATTTCTCATTTTAGTTAATCAAGATGTTTAGTAATTAGGGTTGCATAGaaatcaaatttgatttttggtTATACTTGTTTCACTCTATAATTTACAATTCAAGTTGTTGTTTGCTGATCTCTGTTTTGTCTCTTATCCTCTCCACTTTCTTGTTCTATATTATCACTTTTTTCTAACTTCTCTCCAGTCTTTTTGTCCATATTATGTTCGGTTTGTTTGACATCAATCATGTAAATGTTTGAACTTGAGTTGTCAAATCCAGTTATTGGACAACCATTGAATGTTTGTCTATTGATGGAAACAGTACCATCGAAAGTTATTGACTTATAGTCACCAGAAAATTATTGTCAGTGTCACCGCTGGCGCACTGATGATTCATTTTAGCACTTGTCCATCTTTTCTTGTGGTGAAATGCTTTTCCCTTTGTTGTTTTAAGTAATTAAGTTAATCTATCTGTGCTGAATAGCAAGCAAAGGAGAAATTCTCCTTAGAAAGATTTCCCTTATTGCTTAATTCTCGAATTTGTGCTACAGGTGAATTTAAGCATAGATACTCTTTTTTTAAtatggataaaattaaaatatttttatgttatgttcATGTTCATGTTCATGTTCTCTTTCTGCACTATGGTTAACCACCAAAAGCAACCCCGAAATGTTTTGTCTCTGACAAAAATGACCCCCATTTTTCGTattgacaaaaataccctttaataatttaaaaacgtgCACAAAACACCCATCCATCAAGAGTGACGTTTTCTGTTAACGTGAATGTCTGATGTGGCAAACAGGAAAGCATATGTGGCAAACGGAGTTACCTAGCTGGCAACCTATTCTCAAATTTCCAAAATTTCTTAACCCTAATcccccaaaatttcaaaatcagaAAGTCATCTCTGGGAAGAATGGTTCCCAACAATGGCAGATAGGGTGATTCCTTTTCCTCCATCTTCTTCCATTGtggtctctctctttctctcccctcCATCTTCTTTCATCTTCGCGCAtttctccttcctcttctctCCTTACCAATGACTCTCTCTTCTCTAtcattcttctctctcttccgaGAATCAACGGCGGCTCCTCCCTTTGCTGCCGCAAGTTCCGTCTTCTCCTcccctctcttccttcttcttctttgggaGGTTTTCTGGCTTCAGGAGGTAGCTGTACTGAGTCCTCTATATCTACAGCCACAACTTCCTCAGTTCTAAGTCTCTTCCTCCTCCAAACGCAGTGTCTTTGTCTTCTTCTCTTAACACCATTGTCCTCTTCTTCTCCTCACTGCACCGCATCTTCACCATCTTCTCCTCCTAGTGCGGCCAGAATTGAATTAGTATTCTGTGCAAGCACTTGCAACAAAAATGGTGATTTGGGATCTGAGAAATTGACGACTTTTGGTGAAGAAGGTTCTGGAAGTTCAGGATGAGTTGATGTTGGGATCTGAGAAATTTGCGGATCACCATCATGAATCATTCTGAAATTGGGGtttgatttaattaaaatttgggAAATTAGTGTTTTAAATTAGGTATGTTAGGGTTTTGTTTGAAGCTATGCATGTTCTATTCTTCGATCTGATctctatttttgttcttttttgtgATTTTGAAGAGGAGGATAGTGGCTGGATTGTGTTGATGGTCAGGAGGTGAGAGAGGGAAAGTGAGTGTGAGGAagtgagagaagaagagagggagaggagaGGGAGGGGGATGGTGCTGCGGCGGTGGTGGTTCGCTAGTGGCTCTGTCACGGCTGGCAGAGGTGCTACAGATGGTGAGTAAATGAGTTAAAGGGTGGGTGAgtgagagaagaaggaagggggggggggggattggGAAGAGAAGAGGAGTGTGCAGGCCACATCATCCTCCCATTTTGCTACATATGCTTCTCCATTTGCCACATCAAACATTTACGTTAACGGAGAACGTTTCTCTTGACAGATGGATGTTTCATGcacgtttttaaattattaaaagataGGAGTCATTTTTGTCAACGACAGAATATTTTGGGGCGATTTTGGTGGTTAACCCTAATtactttatgtaatttttttatggaGTAAACTACCAAAATGGTATCTGAAAGTTTACGTCGCTGACAAAAATAACCCTAAAAGATGCTAATGCCAAATAAGCCGCCGAAAGACTTGAAAGCACGGCAAAAAGAacaagatattaaatatatattctaaacaaACAACTTTAGAAATCAGATTTAGATGCAATTTTTTATAAGAATTATCAGAAAAATAAGATctctttattcttataatttgataattttatgtcaagtgaatttttttaattttttattgtgaattatcaattttttttaaaaaaaagaaaagtctaGATATGAAATTTTGCTTTGAATTTTTGTGtaccttctaaatatttatttaaatgttgccacaaaatttgaatcaaatgaaTAAATCATTTGccaaatacaaattttttgtaatttataaaaaatagagtttaattttgatgtactgacaATGTAAAGTGTTCTACATAGTCGTACAATCATATCCGTTCTTTTGGATGATCATTCGCGCAGTCAATGTGAAAGGAAGTTATTTTTACTGATGTGATGTTACGTAATTGAATAtacgtgtaaaactactttacactaaCAGTacctcaaaattaaattctaaaaaatataatgtttattgttttttgtttcattttgaaatCAATCAGGGATTGTTTTATTGATAACagcttttaggattttttttgtgaGCACCTGAATCTTTCAGGTTAGTTGGTAGTTAACTCTATTTTTATGGGCATAAACTTTTTAAGTGTATTTTCTATAGACAAAGGTCAtggttattttattcttcttgggGAAAAACATAACTGCATGCCATTGTTATTTCAGACAAGAAGTCGAAAGAGACATACAAAAGCAAACGTAGTAAAGGAGATGTCCCGAAGGTGAGTTATATTCCTAATAATGCCGCGTTCAATTTGAGAACCTTGTATGTAATGAGAAATTCCTAATTGGGCTATTGGGCCTATTTTTACTCATTACATTGTATCAAGTCGTCTCTTCTCGTCATGCTGACTGCTGAGTATCTCTGTCAATTTGCTTTTCCATTTCATTTTACATGTTTTTTCAAGCGTGTTCTCATGCTTTTCTTCTACATttgaatatattaatttttacttaGTTCAATTCCTCAAATCCTGGTTCGCCCAATCTGTCTTTCTGAATTCTGAtcaaattatttagtattttaataTACTAAATGTTGAAGAAAATAGCACAAATGATTGCTCATGCTGCAATTTTGAACATGCGAGAGTATTATATTCTGTAATTTTGAAAAGTCCACGGATAGCTTCTATCATGATTTCATGGTCCATCTCTCCCAAAGACACATGAATCGTTGTATATCCGATAGACACCCTCATGCAAGAGTCTATTTTTGGGCTTGAAGCATGGAAGATACACTGGCTTATTCTACCTTATGCTTAAACTCTAacggttttttttattatttacaaaaaattgaaaaataagaacaagtatcAAGTTCTAAAAGTTTTGGTCATAGAGATTTTTATACTATGTCATGAATCATCTCTCCCAAAAGCTTACATTGTTCCGTTAGAGACACATAAAAGGTTTTATATTTAACAATTTCCCAACTAATTTAGAACTTTTAAGATGGATCATTCATCTGTCTACTCATATCTGTGAAAGCTGGAAAAGTTTCTTGCTGATTGTCATATTTCTCAATCTAGTGACTACATTTGTTAGTTAGAAGCTGCAGTTGAAATTACTTACCAATTAGAGTATCGGTATTTGTAGTTCATCTTTGTCATTTCAATGCAGGGAATCCAAGAGTTGTCCAGTGATGATTATTTTGCCAAGAACAATGAGTTTGCTACCTggctaaaagaagaaaagaatgtctTCTTCTCTGACCTTTCGTCCGAGTCAGCACGCGAGATGTTCTCGGATTTTGTTAAGGCTTGGAACAAAGGGAAGCTTGAGACGAATTACTATGAAGGCATTGCGAGCGGCCCTCGCACGGCACATAACTGGAAAATCAAGAAGTAGATTTGACGAAACCTGTTTAACCACTCCCTTGAAACTCAGTAAATATAGATGGATCTCTTCCTGAATCTGCTGTTCATGACATTCCAAAGGAAAGAGGACAAGAGCAGAAAATTAGTTGAAACAAGAAAATTTGGTGGATTTTGGCTTCGATTAGTTTAATAGCGGGTAGGTTGTTATTTTCtcgtgtttcgatgaattaatgtctTACCAAGGAATAGTAGATCAATATATGACTCTCTCTTTATGTAGGGAGCTATCTATGCATATGTAGCATTTACCTcagtatagaaaaatattttattttgttttatatgaGGATGTCTCATCTATGGCATAACCCGGAGTATTTTCCCCCTCATAATGTGTAGCACATTATCAGTATTTGTGGAGAATCCCAACGTTATTTACAGGGCAAATCACCTAAATCACTTAAATAAAACAAATAGATCAAATATTTATccaaatataataattgaaaatttGTTACTTATTTGTCCTATTTGTACTTTATGTAAACCGTAGAACCTCTTCTACTTTTTTAAGAAAACACTTCTACTTTTTTAAGAAAACACAAACTGTGGTATTCTTTTCACGGTTTATAAACAACGTCGAAAACACAAATCTTCTGTTCCCTTCCACGGTTTATGTgtagtaaaaattttatatatttatgtgGTAAAATCAATT contains:
- the LOC112771734 gene encoding style cell-cycle inhibitor 1 isoform X1; translation: MGSDRKSKRHSYSSPSDSEADERKSKRHRTVEDEEKKKRKLEKKEKRKDKKSLKHSKEKSDKDKKSKETYKSKRSKGDVPKGIQELSSDDYFAKNNEFATWLKEEKNVFFSDLSSESAREMFSDFVKAWNKGKLETNYYEGIASGPRTAHNWKIKK
- the LOC112771734 gene encoding style cell-cycle inhibitor 1 isoform X2 codes for the protein MGSDRKSKRHSYSSPSDSEDERKSKRHRTVEDEEKKKRKLEKKEKRKDKKSLKHSKEKSDKDKKSKETYKSKRSKGDVPKGIQELSSDDYFAKNNEFATWLKEEKNVFFSDLSSESAREMFSDFVKAWNKGKLETNYYEGIASGPRTAHNWKIKK